The region CTCGTCGATACTAATAGTGGGCCCAGGACTGATTTGTTTGAAAGAGTTGTTGAGGTGATCAAAAATAGGTCGGACCTTGTACATTTTATCACttccatcattgttttcattgttggCCTAGTAAGCCCTAAAAGCCTCAATAGGGCTTTTTACCGTTTCTTTCAGAAGATCTTCTGCTACCGGTCGGTATTCGCATTCAAGTTCAGGAATACTTGAAGATAACCCATTCATTTTCGGCTTCCAAGTACGTTCTGTGGGACGCTTACGTTTGGTGCTTCTTACTCTTGTCTGCGAAGAAGTCGTCGGTCTAGGTTCTTCTGAATGGTTCTCATCTTGGACGACTGGATTGCCGTGATCATCATCGATTTCTGGATTCTGCATTTCCACCTGAGAGCGTAATATACGGGCAGGAAGGTGGTCAAAATCTCCAACTACCTCTTCATCCGATAAATCAGAGTCCTTATCTGTATCTGCACCAGGAAGTTCATCAGGTGGACATATGGCTATATTGGTGGCTGATATGTCCTCATCGTTCTCGATAAGGTCAATTAattcatgaagaagtaatccaGTGCCTGATCTTCCACGAGTATACCTGTCGAAATCATTCAGtaagaaatgtaaatattgcAGAAACCGTTGTCACGTGTTCCCGTTGGCCACTTTAGTTGCCATCAAACTTTGCCCGTATGGCAAAAGCAAAATATTGCATGAAAATATTACtgtgaagaagaaatatactgctgaattcatattgaataaaactggtacaaaaatacaaatgtgcATGCATTATTGAAATAGAATACTTACAATCTCTCATCGACGGCCATTATGgtgaatgaaaaagttcaagagCTCTGAATAAATCGTTATACACTAACTCACTGTTTGACAATATCTGACTGACGTTTGTGCTATTCGAGACAGGACATATCACATGACCGGAATTTAccaatggaacttcaatatctaTGCGCGTGCGCATAGAATGTAGTCGAATGCGccgtggcaacttaagttgccacggGGCTGTAATGggttaattaaaattgattattattcatttttttttcccttATGTCTATGCTAACTTACTAGTCTAGCaatattcctataataaaaattgtacaagtcaaatcaataaaatttaatctttacgagggtactgtcaaataaaatttgatttgtttaattCTTGACAATGCAGTTCTCCAGTTTATCACTTGAATTGCCATCTGTGTTTATCtatctatattaataaatatgttattgaagttttcatttcattttgattttgttttacaattgTAGTCACAGATGCCTCCTCCagataggttttatattattgcaGGATGTTATGGTAAATTTTTGCTAGATTTTTCAGGTCGGTTCTGTCGTTTATagagtttttttccttttgaatgtaaatcattTCCAGAAAAGTCCTAATTTTGCTGTTGGTTTCTTTGTGTAAGATTTCACAGTTGTCGAAGTCGAACCCATGGTTAGttgttaattcatgtttctttaaggctgtagaattttttgcatatttgtgGCCGTTGATTCTTTCTTTTATATATTGGGTTGTTTGGCCTATGTAAACTCCTGAACATTCCTTGCATTTTAgtttgtaaacacaattggatattttatcttttggaaTTTTGGATTTTAGCTTGGTGTAGAGatgtttcaaattgtttttggatTTATGTGCAATTTTTATGTCCGTGTCTTTGaatatgtaattaattttttctgataaatttttcaCGTATGGAATTGctacatattttttgtttccttttGTGGCTTCGTTTTCGATGGTATTATAAGCTGAATGAATTctgtttttaaatattttttctattagatttgatggatagttattttgatttaggattttctttgctttttttattgtCTCGATACGATATTTTGGTGATGTCAGCTTTATCGATCTATCGGCAATCCCTGAAATTacactttttttatattgaattggtgctattgatttataatttaggTATCTGCCTGACCATGTTTCTTTTGTGTGCCAAATTGTTTCTATTTTTGAGTTCATAATATTATGTATgagtgtcatatctaaaaagttTATTCTGTtgtctttttcaatttctgttgtaaatttaatttttggatgATAGTTGTTTAATtcgtttaaaattaataatatatctgCTTCGGAAACTGCAGTCAGGCAGTCATCTACatatcttttgaaaaaagatattttgtgttttattttatttattatggttTCTTCAAGATCTTCCATTACCAATTGGGCTAATAGTGCTGATAGAGGGGCTCCCATGCTGCATCCGTCTATTTGGCTGTAAAAAGAATCctcaaactgaaaataagagTTTGATATGCAGAAATCAGTGGCCTTCAGAAATTCAACTTTCGTGAGATCTGTGTGATGTTTTATTTCATCCCATCGTTTTGCAATTATGCTTTTGGCTTTTTCCATCGGGGTGTTGGTATATAGGCTGACAACATCAAATGATACCAATTTTTCATTGTCTTTCAAGCTCACTGTAtttatgaattgtttgaatGTCCAAGAATCTTTTATGTGGTATGCATTCTGGCCAATAATGGGTGAAATACACTTggataaatattttgataaattatagGTAGGACTTTGAATACAGCTGACAATTGGTCTTAATGGAATATTGTTTTTGTGGAGCTTAGGTAAACCGTAGAATTGGGGAGGTACAGCGTTGTGTATTTTGAGACTGGAACATAGTTTTTTAGGTAGAAGATTTTTCATTTcccaattttttattaattcgttatttttcttttgaattatttgtgtAGGATTTCTATTCAATCTTTTGTAAGTTTGTTCGTCATTAAGATgttccattattttatttttatattcacttttGTTCATAATAACGGTTTTATTCGATTTATCTGGTTTCAGGATGGTGAGTTGAGGATTGTTCTTCAGAAATACTGtcgtttctttgatttttttattcaatattactTGTTCTCTATTCTTCTTagaatttttgtgtttgaaaTTAGTGATGGTATTTGTAATATCTGTTCTTATTTTTGTCTGTGTTTCTGGTTCCAGATTCATAATTGCAGTTTCCAAACTCGCAACAATGTCCGTTATAGGTATGTCTTTTGTTTTATATTCTTTGCTGTAGTTTGGGCCCAAGCTTAAAACTTCCATGACTGTTTTAGGTATAGTAGTGTTAGTGAGGTTAGTGACCCACTCTGTATGTGTGATATCGGTATTATCatttttgttgttcaattcctgtattttttttatttgtttgctttggatttttttgaatgtttccTCTATTTTCATATTCTGGATGTTAAGATATTGTCTAATATAGTTAGATGGTTGTACATTATTTAACTCCGACTCTGTATGTTTAATTTCCCTTTCTAGTTTTCTCAGGTGTTTCGTTGTATCTGTTAGAAGTAGATTGAGTGTTTTCAATTGGAAACAACGTACTGCACTGTCAAATTTTACCCTATATTAGACAATATCTTAACATCCAGAATATGAAAATAGAggaaacattcaaaaaaatccaaagcaaacaaataaaaaaaatacaggaattgaacaacaaaaatGATAATACCGATATCACACATACAGAGTGGGTCACTAACCTCACTAACACTACTATACCTAAAACAGTCATGGAAGTTTTAAGCTTGGGCCCAAACTACAGCAAAGAATATAAAACAAAAGACATACCTATAACGGACATTGTTGCGAGTTTGGAAACTGCAATTATGAATCTGGAACCAGAAACACAGACAAAAATAAGAACAGATATTACAAATACCATCACTAAtttcaaacacaaaaattctAAGAAGAATAGAGAACAagtaatattgaataaaaaaatcaaagaaacgaCAGTATTTCTGAAGAACAATCCTCAACTCACCATCCTGAAACCAGATAAATCGAATAAAACCGTTATTATGAACaaaagtgaatataaaaataaaataatggaacATCTTAATGACGAACAAACTTACAAAAGATTGAATAGAAATCCTacacaaataattcaaaagaaaaataacgaattaataaaaaattgggAAATGAAAAATCTTCTACCTAAAAAACTATGTTCCAGTCTCAAAATACACAACGCTGTACCTCCCCAATTCTACGGTTTACCTAAGCTCCACAAAAACAATATTCCATTAAGACCAATTGTCAGCTGTATTCAAAGTCCTACctataatttatcaaaatatttatccAAGTGTATTTCACCCATTATTGGCCAGAATGCATACCACATAAAAGATTCTTGGACattcaaacaattcataaaTACAGTGAGCTTGAAAGACAATGAAAAATTGGTATCATTTGATGTTGTCAGCCTATATACCAACACCCCGATGGAAAAAGCCAAAAGCATAATTGCAAAACGATGGGATGAAATAAAACATCACACAGATCTCACGAAAGTTGAATTTCTGAAGGCCACTGATTTCTGCATATCAAActcttattttcagtttgagGATTCTTTTTACAGCCAAATAGACGGATGCAGCATGGGAGCCCCTCTATCAGCACTATTAGCCCAATTGGTAATGGAAGATCTTGAAGAaaccataataaataaaataaaacacaaaatatcttttttcaaaagatatGTAGATGACTGCCTGACTGCAGTTTCCGAAGcagatatattattaattttaaacgaATTAAACAACTATcatccaaaaattaaatttacaacagaaattgaaaaagacaACAGAATAaactttttagatatgacactcATACATAATATTATGAACTCAAAAATAGAAACAATTTGGCACACAAAAGAAACATGGTCAGGCAGATAcctaaattataaatcaatagcaccaattcaatataaaaaaagtgtAATTTCAGGGATTGCCGATAGATCGATAAAGCTGACATCACCAAAATATCGTATCGAGacaataaaaaaagcaaagaaaatcctaaatcaaaataactatccatcaaatctaatagaaaaaatatttaaaaacagAATTCATTCAGCTTATAATACCATCGAAAACGAAGCCACaaaaggaaacaaaaaatatgtagCAATTCCATACGtgaaaaatttatcagaaaaaattaattacatattCAAAGACACGGACATAAAAATTGCACATAAatccaaaaacaatttgaaacatCTCTACACCAAGCTAAAATCCAAAAttccaaaagataaaatatccaattgtgtttacaaacTAAAATGCAAGGAATGTTCAGGAGTTTACATAGGCCAAACAACCCAATATATAAAAGAAAGAATCAACGGCcacaaatatgcaaaaaattctacagccttaaagaaacatgaattaacaaCTAACCATGGGTTCGACTTCGACAACTGTGAAATCTTACACAAAGAAACCAACAGCAAAATTAGGACTTTTCTGGAaatgatttacattcaaaaggaaaaaaactctATAAACGACAGAACCGACCTGAAAAATCTAGCAAAAATTTACCATAACATCCtgcaataatataaaacctatctGGAGGAGGCATCTGTGACTAcaattgtaaaacaaaatcaaaatgaaatgaaaacttcaataacatatttattaatatagataGATAAACACAGATGGCAATTCAAGTGATAAACTGGAGAACT is a window of Harmonia axyridis chromosome 2, icHarAxyr1.1, whole genome shotgun sequence DNA encoding:
- the LOC123673355 gene encoding uncharacterized protein LOC123673355 gives rise to the protein MAVDERLYTRGRSGTGLLLHELIDLIENDEDISATNIAICPPDELPGADTDKDSDLSDEEVVGDFDHLPARILRSQVEMQNPEIDDDHGNPVVQDENHSEEPRPTTSSQTRVRSTKRKRPTERTWKPKMNGLSSSIPELECEYRPVAEDLLKETVKSPIEAFRAY